A window of Dehalococcoidia bacterium genomic DNA:
CCGCGGATCTATGTTAAGAACACCTATCTCACGACTGTCAGGAGTGCGGGTTGTTCAAGAAAATCCTGGTGGCCAATCGCGGCGAGATTGCCCTCCGGATCATGCGCACGTGCCGCGAAATGGGCATCGCCACCGTCGCGGTGTACTCCACGGTCGACCGCAACATGCTTCACGTCCGGTACGCCGACGAGGCGTATCTGATCGGTGAAGGGCCGCCGCTCGAAAGTTACCTGAACTACGGACGCATAGTGCAGGTGGCGAAAGCAGCCGGCGTCGATGCGGTACACCCGGGCTACGGATTCCTGAGCGAGCGCACGGAGTTCGCGCAGGCGTGCGCCGATGCGGGCATCACGTTCATCGGACCGACGCCGGAAGCTGTCGTCCTGTTGGGTGACAAGGTGAACGCGCGGCGCACGATGATCGCCGCAGGCGTGCCCGTCGTGCCGGGTACGGAGGGCCGCGTCGAGGCTGACGACGCGGTGCGCATGGCGCCCGAGATCGGTTTTCCGCTGCTCATCAAGGCATCGGCCGGAGGCGGCGGCAAGGGCATCCGCCTGGTGAAGAGCGCCGACGAGGTCGCGGGGTCGGTGCGGACGGCTTCGAGCGAGGCACAATCTGCGTTCGGCGACGGCGGCGTATTCCTGGAGCGGTACCTGTCGCCGGTGCGCCACGTCGAGATTCAGATCCTGGCCGACAACCACGGTAACGCGGTGGCGCTCGGCGAGCGCGAGTGTTCCGTGCAACGGCGTCACCAGAAGCTGCTGGAGGAGTCGCCATCGCCAGTGATCGACCAGTCGACGCGCGAGCGGATGATGGCGGCGGGCGTCGCGGCG
This region includes:
- the accC gene encoding acetyl-CoA carboxylase biotin carboxylase subunit, with amino-acid sequence MFKKILVANRGEIALRIMRTCREMGIATVAVYSTVDRNMLHVRYADEAYLIGEGPPLESYLNYGRIVQVAKAAGVDAVHPGYGFLSERTEFAQACADAGITFIGPTPEAVVLLGDKVNARRTMIAAGVPVVPGTEGRVEADDAVRMAPEIGFPLLIKASAGGGGKGIRLVKSADEVAGSVRTASSEAQSAFGDGGVFLERYLSPVRHVEIQILADNHGNAVALGERECSVQRRHQKLLEESPSPVIDQSTRERMMAAGVAAAKASGYTNAGTVEFLYDPASKEFYFLEVNTRLQVEHPVTEWLTGRDLVRDQIRIAAGEPLGFTQDDVQLRGAAIECRIAAEDPYNNYLPSLGRIGFVSEPSGPGVRVDSSIFGGIEIPYFYDPMLAKLICWGTDRTQAIARMKRALREYVIVGVQTNIPFHLQLLDDARFVDGAVHTGFLDSEFTMQEPTSDAGDDRVALLVAAVMSHERRSRNGAQPAVIQGPADGWRDAGHTRLVDQRSSMNQTGARWRRNIG